GATATCTTTGATCTTCGGCTCCTCCAGCGTCCTTTCCTTGATATCCTCATCAGGGATCCCCTGAGGAACCATGATTTTTGCCCTCACCTTACCGTTTACCTGTATCACGAGTTCGACCTCCTCATCTCTCGCAGTCTCCTCATCCCATTCAGGCCAGTCCTGGTCGAAGATGCTCGGCCTGTTTCCGATCTCCTGCCAAAGCTCCTCGGCGATGTGCGGAGAAAAGGGAGAGAGCAACAAGAGGACGATCTCAAGGGATTTTCTGAAGACTGCCCAGTCTTCGTCCCTTTCCGGCTGGTATCCTGAGAGTTCATTCACTAGTTCCATGAGACCCGAAACCGCCGTATTGAAGTGGTACTCCCTCTCAATGTCCGTCGTCACCCTCTTTATCGTCTGATGGGTCTTTCGCAGCAAGGGCAATCCGCTACCGGCAGTGGGGGATGAACTGAGTCCATACTTATCACGTCTCCGTCTTAAGGACTCACGGTTCCTGAATACTATTCCCCATACCCTGTGCAAGAACCGGTACGCTCCTTCCACCCCTCTGTCAGCCCATTCCAGGTCCTTTTCCGGAGGGGCGGCAAAGAGAGAGAAGAGCCTCGCCGTATCGGCCCCGTACCTGTTGATGAGATAATCAGGGTCAACAACGTTCTTTCTCGATTTGGACATCTTTTCGACCCTGCCCTTTATCACCTCTCTGCCGCAACGGATGCACCTCCCGTCCTTCACCTCCTCGGGGAAAAGCCAGTCATGCTCAGGACATTTCTGCGTCTCCATACACACCATGCCCTGGGTGAGAAGGTTCGTAAAGGGTTCATCGAAACCCACGATCCCGATGTCCCTCATGACGCGCGTGAAAAAACGGGAATAGAGGAGGTGCAATACAGCGTGCTCTACGCCGCCGATGTACTGTTCCACAGGCATCCAGTACGAGACATTATCCCTGTTCAGCGCATCTTCGTCCCTCTTCGAACAGTACCTGACAAAATACCATGATGAATCGACAAAGGTATCCATCGTGTCTGTCTCACGCCTTGCTTCGCCGCCGCATTTCGGACAGGCGACCTTGAGAAATGCCTCTGATTCCAAGAGCGGGGAACCGCCCTTGCCGGTAAACTTCACGTCTTCCGGGAGCACCACAGGAAGGTCTTTCTCGGGCACAGGGACGATGCCGCAGGCTTCGCAGTAGATGATGGGGATCGGCGTTCCCCAGTACCTCTGCCGCGATATGCCCCAGTCGCGGATCTTGTAATTCACCACCCTCCTGCCGAGTCCCTTTTCTTCGATGAACTTTCCTATCTCGGCCTTTGCATCCTCGCTCTTCAGTCCCGTGAATTGAGCCGAATTGATCAGGGTCCCTTCCTCCTCAAAGGCCTTGTCCAGAAGTTCCGACTGCATTCCGGGGTCCCCGCCTTCTCCTGGAGCAATCACTATCCGGATCGGCAAGTCGTATCTCCTTGCAAATTCGAAGTCCCGCTGGTCATGGGCAGGCACGGACATGATGGCGCCCGTTCCGTACTCCATGAGGACAAAGTTCGCAACATAGATCGGTATCCTCTCCCCATTCATGGGATTCAGTGCGTAGTTGCCGGTGGACAACCCCACCTTTTCTTCGAGGTCCCCATACTTTTCCTTTATCCCCTCCAATGCCTGCTTATCAGGGACAAGCATCGGAGAAAGGAGATGCCCCGGCGCAATGCAGACAAAAGTAGCGCCCCAGAGCGTGTCAGGCC
This window of the Thermodesulfovibrionales bacterium genome carries:
- the leuS gene encoding leucine--tRNA ligase — protein: SMKKQLNRMGLSYDWDREVATCSPEYYRWNQWFFLKMFEKGLAYKKSSFVNWCQSCLTVLANEQVIDGRCWRCDSLVVQKELEQWFFKITDYAEELLKGCDGLTGWPENVVAMQRNWIGRSDGVEMDFPVDGMTEKIRIFTTRPDTLWGATFVCIAPGHLLSPMLVPDKQALEGIKEKYGDLEEKVGLSTGNYALNPMNGERIPIYVANFVLMEYGTGAIMSVPAHDQRDFEFARRYDLPIRIVIAPGEGGDPGMQSELLDKAFEEEGTLINSAQFTGLKSEDAKAEIGKFIEEKGLGRRVVNYKIRDWGISRQRYWGTPIPIIYCEACGIVPVPEKDLPVVLPEDVKFTGKGGSPLLESEAFLKVACPKCGGEARRETDTMDTFVDSSWYFVRYCSKRDEDALNRDNVSYWMPVEQYIGGVEHAVLHLLYSRFFTRVMRDIGIVGFDEPFTNLLTQGMVCMETQKCPEHDWLFPEEVKDGRCIRCGREVIKGRVEKMSKSRKNVVDPDYLINRYGADTARLFSLFAAPPEKDLEWADRGVEGAYRFLHRVWGIVFRNRESLRRRRDKYGLSSSPTAGSGLPLLRKTHQTIKRVTTDIEREYHFNTAVSGLMELVNELSGYQPERDEDWAVFRKSLEIVLLLLSPFSPHIAEELWQEIGNRPSIFDQDWPEWDEETARDEEVELVIQVNGKVRAKIMVPQGIPDEDIKERTLEEPKIKDILAGKTLRKIFVVKGRLVNIVV